From one Triticum urartu cultivar G1812 chromosome 3, Tu2.1, whole genome shotgun sequence genomic stretch:
- the LOC125545881 gene encoding uncharacterized protein LOC125545881 isoform X2: MAPGSKKGVDGSDPMATLTDDILADIISRVPYKSTCCCKCVSKRWRDLISHRDHRKKMPQSIVGFFYQGLMYLWLAYSVMFRRGRSCGKPKLLKIPYLALLGYCCTFVDASSSSPSVRYSSAGIFPFSLLGEYTGGHG, encoded by the exons ATGGCGCCGGGCTCCAAGAAGGGTGTGGATGGGAGCGACCCGATGGCCACGCTCACCGACGACATCCTCGCCGATATCATCTCGCGCGTGCCGTACAAGTCCACCTGCTGCTGCAAGTGCGTCTCCAAGCGTTGGCGAGACCTCATCTCCCACCGTGACCACCGAAAGAAGATGCCGCAGTCCATCGTCGGCTTCTTCTACCAAG GACTTATGTATTTATGGCTGGCCTATTCTGTTATGTTTCGACGGGGCCGGTCATGTGGGAAGCCGAAACTACTCAAAATTCCAT ACTTAGCGCTCTTGGGTTATTGCTGTACATTTGTAGACGCTTCCAGCAGCAGTCCCTCTGTTCGGTACAGTTCCGCTGGTATTTTCCCGTTCAGTCTACTGGGCGAGTACACCGGGGGTCATGGTTGA
- the LOC125545881 gene encoding uncharacterized protein LOC125545881 isoform X3, with amino-acid sequence MAPGSKKGVDGSDPMATLTDDILADIISRVPYKSTCCCKCVSKRWRDLISHRDHRKKMPQSIVGFFYQDLALLGYCCTFVDASSSSPSVRYSSAGIFPFSLLGEYTGGHG; translated from the exons ATGGCGCCGGGCTCCAAGAAGGGTGTGGATGGGAGCGACCCGATGGCCACGCTCACCGACGACATCCTCGCCGATATCATCTCGCGCGTGCCGTACAAGTCCACCTGCTGCTGCAAGTGCGTCTCCAAGCGTTGGCGAGACCTCATCTCCCACCGTGACCACCGAAAGAAGATGCCGCAGTCCATCGTCGGCTTCTTCTACCAAG ACTTAGCGCTCTTGGGTTATTGCTGTACATTTGTAGACGCTTCCAGCAGCAGTCCCTCTGTTCGGTACAGTTCCGCTGGTATTTTCCCGTTCAGTCTACTGGGCGAGTACACCGGGGGTCATGGTTGA
- the LOC125545881 gene encoding uncharacterized protein LOC125545881 isoform X4, with protein sequence MAPGSKKGVDGSDPMATLTDDILADIISRVPYKSTCCCKCVSKRWRDLISHRDHRKKMPQSIVGFFYQGTVVFCK encoded by the exons ATGGCGCCGGGCTCCAAGAAGGGTGTGGATGGGAGCGACCCGATGGCCACGCTCACCGACGACATCCTCGCCGATATCATCTCGCGCGTGCCGTACAAGTCCACCTGCTGCTGCAAGTGCGTCTCCAAGCGTTGGCGAGACCTCATCTCCCACCGTGACCACCGAAAGAAGATGCCGCAGTCCATCGTCGGCTTCTTCTACCAAG GGACAGTTGTATTTTGTAAATAG
- the LOC125545881 gene encoding uncharacterized protein LOC125545881 isoform X1 produces the protein MAPGSKKGVDGSDPMATLTDDILADIISRVPYKSTCCCKCVSKRWRDLISHRDHRKKMPQSIVGFFYQGYNNFRSPRKARYFTNLSRQRYPLVDPSLSFLPNCERLDILDGCNGLLLCCCWKSIDSVTMDYVVCNPTTKKWVAVPATN, from the coding sequence ATGGCGCCGGGCTCCAAGAAGGGTGTGGATGGGAGCGACCCGATGGCCACGCTCACCGACGACATCCTCGCCGATATCATCTCGCGCGTGCCGTACAAGTCCACCTGCTGCTGCAAGTGCGTCTCCAAGCGTTGGCGAGACCTCATCTCCCACCGTGACCACCGAAAGAAGATGCCGCAGTCCATCGTCGGCTTCTTCTACCAAGGTTACAACAATTTTCGCTCCCCTAGAAAGGCTCGTTATTTTACCAATCTGTCACGGCAACGCTATCCTCTGGTCGACCCCTCACTGTCGTTCCTGCCCAATTGCGAGCGCCTTGACATTTTAGACGGCTGCAATGGGCTCCTCCTCTGCTGCTGCTGGAAGTCGATTGATTCCGTGACAATGGATTATGTGGTGTGCAATCCCACTACTAAGAAATGGGTGGCCGTGCCTGCCACCAACTAG